Proteins found in one Leguminivora glycinivorella isolate SPB_JAAS2020 chromosome 22, LegGlyc_1.1, whole genome shotgun sequence genomic segment:
- the LOC125237829 gene encoding uncharacterized protein LOC125237829 isoform X2 has translation MMEDLIDYQKPLLFLKRESITALLLRTLEQCKQTSHEESVEESVQVPDVPHPTRRDDVMKESTNDVLKTSEQKSYQLTELNESEEIPSDSVLLEPASSQLHEPEPKSIPEPDPLAVKDMTFCENTDPETHHLENIASAEHHDESRPKRAAALRALEKIKEWTSNLVAVLLPVVGSVATNAKL, from the exons ATGATGGAGGACCTTATAGACTACCAGAAACCCCTGCTCTTCCTAAAGAGAGAGTCAATTACAGCTCTCCTTTTACGTACGTTG GAACAGTGTAAACAAACGTCACATGAAGAAAGCGTAGAAGAATCTGTACAGGTTCCTGACGTCCCACATCCAACAAGAAGGGACGACGTGATGAAAGAATCCACTAACGACGTTCTTAAGACTTCTGAGCAGAAATCTTATCAATTAACAGAATTAAACGAGTCAGAAGAAATACCGTCTGATTCAGTCTTATTAGAGCCTGCATCTAGTCAGTTACACGAGCCTGAGCCTAAGTCCATACCCGAACCAGACCCACTCGCAGTCAAAGACATGACGTTCTGCGAGAACACTGATCCTGAAACGCACCACCTAGAGAACATCGCGTCGGCTGAACATCACGACGAGTCCAGACCTAAGAGAGCAGCGGCGCTTCGTGCTCTTGAGAAGATTAAGGAGTGGACCAGCAACTTAGTCGCAGTTTTGCTGCCTGTAGTGGGGAGTGTCGCGACCAACGCGAAACTATAG
- the LOC125237829 gene encoding uncharacterized protein LOC125237829 isoform X1 — protein MYWIPQGRSKVQRILKGCPECMKHDGGPYRLPETPALPKERVNYSSPFTYVGTDYLGPLLVNNGNGSCKRWISLYTCLAVRAIHLEVVKDLTAEEGLLALKRMISARGVPTLITSDNAAHYKLLSEILQDPYCIEKEIKWKFIPQLAPWHGGFYERLIGLTKNCMKKTLQKHLLNDSQLATTVKEIEAVLNTRPLTYVDSEPDHVLKPSDFLTMGKCIVMETSSMDPITSHGTVTKDNLIKGWKKALIILREFKEMFENRYLLNLRERYSHHPKEPRVTSKLTPKIGQIVQIKGDTKNRINWKVGKIVSLKEGADGLCRVATVQVGDTIYTRSIAHLYPLEIEDGEEQCKQTSHEESVEESVQVPDVPHPTRRDDVMKESTNDVLKTSEQKSYQLTELNESEEIPSDSVLLEPASSQLHEPEPKSIPEPDPLAVKDMTFCENTDPETHHLENIASAEHHDESRPKRAAALRALEKIKEWTSNLVAVLLPVVGSVATNAKL, from the coding sequence TCCAACGGATATTAAAGGGATGCCCTGAATGTATGAAACATGATGGAGGACCTTATAGACTACCAGAAACCCCTGCTCTTCCTAAAGAGAGAGTCAATTACAGCTCTCCTTTTACGTACGTTGGAACAGACTACCTGGGACCACTTCTAGTTAACAACGGGAATGGCAGTTGTAAAAGATGGATTAGCCTTTATACATGTTTAGCGGTAAGAGCCATTCACCTGGAAGTGGTAAAGGATCTAACAGCGGAAGAAGGTCTTCTGGCCTTAAAAAGGATGATATCAGCGAGAGGCGTGCCTACCTTAATTACATCTGACAACGCAGCTCATTACAAGTTACTTTCTGAAATTCTTCAAGACCCATATTGCATAGAAAAGGAGATTAAATGGAAATTCATACCGCAATTAGCCCCATGGCATGGAGGATTTTACGAAAGGTTGATTGGCTTAACCAAGAATTGTATGAAGAAAACCTTACAAAAACACTTATTGAATGACAGCCAGCTGGCAACAACAGTTAAGGAAATAGAAGCAGTACTTAACACAAGACCTTTAACCTACGTGGATTCAGAACCTGACCACGTATTAAAACCCTCAGACTTTCTTACCATGGGAAAATGTATCGTAATGGAAACGTCGAGCATGGATCCTATTACGTCACATGGGACAGTAACCAAAGACAATCTAATTAAAGGTTGGAAGAAAGCGCTCATCATTCTACGAGAATTCAAAGAGATGTTTGAGAACAGGTATCTCCTAAATTTGAGAGAAAGATACTCCCATCATCCTAAGGAGCCTAGAGTGACTTCAAAATTAACGCCAAAAATAGGTCAGATAGTGCAAATAAAAGGCGACACGAAGAATAGGATCAATTGGAAAGTTGGGAAAATAGTATCTTTAAAGGAAGGCGCCGATGGTTTATGTAGAGTAGCCACGGTCCAAGTAGGAGATACAATATATACAAGATCTATCGCGCATCTCTACCCGTTAGAGATCGAAGATGGAGAGGAACAGTGTAAACAAACGTCACATGAAGAAAGCGTAGAAGAATCTGTACAGGTTCCTGACGTCCCACATCCAACAAGAAGGGACGACGTGATGAAAGAATCCACTAACGACGTTCTTAAGACTTCTGAGCAGAAATCTTATCAATTAACAGAATTAAACGAGTCAGAAGAAATACCGTCTGATTCAGTCTTATTAGAGCCTGCATCTAGTCAGTTACACGAGCCTGAGCCTAAGTCCATACCCGAACCAGACCCACTCGCAGTCAAAGACATGACGTTCTGCGAGAACACTGATCCTGAAACGCACCACCTAGAGAACATCGCGTCGGCTGAACATCACGACGAGTCCAGACCTAAGAGAGCAGCGGCGCTTCGTGCTCTTGAGAAGATTAAGGAGTGGACCAGCAACTTAGTCGCAGTTTTGCTGCCTGTAGTGGGGAGTGTCGCGACCAACGCGAAACTATAG